A window of the Lactobacillus gasseri ATCC 33323 = JCM 1131 genome harbors these coding sequences:
- the adhE gene encoding bifunctional acetaldehyde-CoA/alcohol dehydrogenase, producing MVQDKKATKEEKTIDVNKMIDGYVEKAHVALDEMADFDQEQVDKICEAIASAGEQNSYLLAKMAVEETGRGVVEDKTIKNMFASENIWNSLRHEKTVGVIEEDKEKQLVKIAEPKGVIAGVTPVTNPTSTVIFKAMLALKTRNAIIFGFHPQAQKSCVKTGEIIREAAVKAGAPKDAIQWIEYPSLEATSALMNHPNVQTILATGGPGMVKAAYSSGKPAIGVGPGNGPSYIEKTANIPESVYDIVLSKTFDNGMICSSENSVVVDEEIYNKVKDEFKSWNCYFLKPDEIKKFEEKFIDPRRGTVAGPVAGRSAYQIAKLCGVDVPEDTKVIIAEYKGVGKKYPLSAEKLSPVFTMYKAKDHEDAYKICTDLLNYGGRGHTAGVHSQDEKVIDDFSMKMDACRILVNSPASVGGVGDLYNNMLPSLTLGTGSYGANTFSHNIGARDLLNIKTVAKRRDNMQWIKVPKKTYFEHNAANYLKHMPDVERFFIVTDEGVASKYINEITDIISQRRGKKSYEVFQAVTKDPDTTIIADGVHRMNIFKPDVVIAVGGGSVMDAAKAMRLFYENPDMSFADAYSKFLDIRKRTVRFPKYNAIQLVCIPTTSGTGSEVSPFSIIKDTVTGIKHTLCDYSLNPDVAIVDDQFVETMPKELIARSGFEALAHAVESYVSTMATDFTRGWSMEAIKLIFENLEKSYNGDQSARSRMHNAATLAGMAYANAFLGVGHAIAHTESSEFGIPSGLSDAIAMPYVIRFNSKKPRKLAMRPHYSTFRADKDYAAIARSLGLKGNTDQELVDSLIKKIVELGHGVGLNLSLKANGVSEADFNNKVDAMAVEAYGDQNVVTNPSALLISEIKDLMKETYKGKGIEA from the coding sequence ATGGTGCAAGATAAAAAGGCTACAAAAGAAGAAAAAACAATTGATGTAAATAAAATGATTGATGGTTATGTTGAAAAAGCTCACGTTGCTTTAGATGAGATGGCCGATTTCGATCAAGAACAAGTTGACAAAATATGTGAGGCTATTGCAAGTGCTGGAGAGCAAAATAGTTACCTTCTTGCAAAAATGGCAGTTGAGGAAACTGGTCGTGGTGTAGTAGAAGACAAAACGATCAAGAACATGTTCGCTAGTGAAAATATTTGGAACAGTCTTCGCCACGAGAAAACTGTAGGTGTTATTGAAGAAGATAAGGAAAAGCAATTAGTCAAAATTGCTGAACCTAAGGGTGTAATTGCTGGAGTAACTCCAGTTACTAACCCAACTTCAACTGTAATTTTTAAGGCAATGCTTGCTTTGAAGACTAGAAATGCTATTATTTTTGGCTTCCACCCACAAGCACAGAAGAGCTGTGTAAAAACTGGTGAAATTATTCGTGAGGCTGCAGTTAAGGCAGGTGCACCTAAAGATGCCATTCAATGGATTGAATATCCAAGTCTTGAAGCAACTAGTGCTTTAATGAATCATCCAAATGTTCAAACTATTTTAGCTACTGGTGGTCCCGGAATGGTTAAAGCAGCTTATTCATCTGGTAAGCCTGCTATTGGTGTTGGTCCTGGTAATGGTCCATCCTATATTGAAAAGACTGCTAATATTCCAGAGTCTGTTTATGACATTGTTTTGTCTAAAACCTTTGATAATGGAATGATTTGTTCATCTGAAAATTCTGTAGTAGTTGATGAAGAAATTTACAACAAGGTAAAAGATGAATTTAAGTCTTGGAACTGCTACTTCTTGAAACCAGATGAAATCAAAAAATTTGAAGAAAAGTTTATCGATCCTAGAAGAGGAACAGTTGCTGGTCCAGTTGCAGGACGTTCAGCTTATCAAATTGCTAAGTTATGTGGCGTAGATGTTCCAGAAGATACCAAAGTAATCATTGCTGAATATAAGGGGGTAGGTAAAAAGTATCCTTTATCAGCTGAAAAACTTTCACCAGTATTTACTATGTACAAGGCTAAGGATCATGAAGATGCTTATAAGATTTGTACTGATCTTCTAAACTATGGTGGTCGTGGACATACTGCTGGAGTTCACTCACAAGATGAAAAAGTTATTGATGACTTTTCAATGAAAATGGATGCATGTCGTATCTTAGTAAACTCTCCTGCTTCAGTTGGTGGGGTCGGTGATTTATACAATAATATGCTTCCTTCTCTTACTTTGGGAACTGGTTCATACGGAGCAAATACTTTCTCACATAATATTGGTGCTAGAGACTTGCTTAATATTAAGACCGTTGCAAAGCGTCGCGATAATATGCAGTGGATTAAAGTACCAAAGAAGACGTATTTTGAACATAATGCTGCAAATTACTTAAAGCATATGCCAGATGTTGAAAGATTTTTCATTGTGACTGATGAAGGCGTAGCAAGTAAGTACATTAATGAAATTACCGATATCATTAGTCAACGTCGTGGAAAGAAGAGCTATGAAGTCTTTCAAGCAGTAACTAAAGATCCAGATACTACTATAATTGCTGATGGTGTTCACAGAATGAATATCTTTAAACCAGATGTAGTTATTGCTGTTGGTGGTGGTTCGGTAATGGATGCTGCTAAAGCAATGCGCTTATTCTATGAAAATCCAGATATGAGTTTTGCTGATGCTTATTCAAAATTTTTGGACATTAGAAAAAGAACAGTAAGGTTTCCAAAATATAATGCCATCCAATTAGTATGTATTCCAACTACTTCAGGCACTGGCTCAGAAGTGTCACCATTTTCTATTATTAAAGATACTGTAACTGGCATTAAACATACTCTTTGTGACTATTCTTTAAATCCTGATGTTGCAATTGTTGACGATCAATTCGTAGAAACAATGCCTAAAGAATTGATTGCACGTTCTGGTTTTGAAGCATTGGCTCACGCAGTAGAAAGTTATGTTTCTACAATGGCTACTGACTTTACTCGTGGCTGGTCAATGGAAGCTATTAAGTTGATTTTTGAAAACTTGGAAAAATCATATAATGGTGATCAAAGTGCAAGAAGTAGAATGCATAATGCAGCTACTTTAGCTGGAATGGCATATGCTAATGCCTTCTTAGGAGTAGGACATGCAATTGCTCATACTGAATCATCTGAATTTGGTATTCCAAGTGGCTTGAGTGATGCAATCGCTATGCCATACGTAATTAGATTTAATTCTAAGAAACCAAGAAAACTTGCTATGCGTCCACACTATTCAACTTTTAGAGCTGATAAGGATTATGCTGCAATTGCTCGTAGCTTAGGCTTAAAGGGTAACACTGATCAAGAGTTAGTGGATTCCTTAATTAAGAAAATTGTCGAATTAGGTCACGGTGTAGGACTGAACCTTAGTCTTAAAGCTAATGGAGTTAGCGAAGCTGATTTCAATAATAAAGTTGACGCTATGGCTGTTGAGGCTTATGGAGATCAAAATGTCGTAACTAATCCTTCCGCTTTGTTGATTAGTGAAATTAAAGACTTAATGAAAGAAACTTATAAGGGAAAGGGTATTGAAGCCTAG
- a CDS encoding amino acid permease, translating to MSKNNSETSEIKTMKRSLTNTHIQLIALGGTIGTGLFLGVGNSIELAGPAVIFIYCLVGFFLFLLMRALGELILSDIKKNTYIDFITEYLGKSIGTTTGYLYWFSWLTLAMAEITALGIYFQYWWPNLQSWIPGLITLLVLLSINLISARVFGNLEFSFAIIKIVTIIAFVILVFYLLITNSATKYGHVSWQNMVIDGGIFAKGPKGFLLGFQMVIFSFIGVELIGLTAAEAKEPKKTITRAIDQLPIRIILFYVLAILSILLAIPWDKVSTSSSPFVQALGATGIKNAGSIINFVVISAAISSTNSFIYSAGRLLFSINYKGKTKLSKHLGKLDRRQLPKNALIFSTILIALAPLLNFFLKDTFTFISATATSMFLVIWSIMIITHMTYRKKTPENELPTFKMPLYPLSDVAVLTFFLAMIIILLIFPNYRIPMISAGIIFVVLVCITHFIQKKMN from the coding sequence ATGTCAAAAAACAACTCAGAAACATCTGAGATTAAAACTATGAAGCGTAGTTTAACAAATACCCATATCCAACTAATTGCATTAGGGGGAACAATTGGAACTGGGCTTTTTCTAGGAGTCGGAAACAGTATTGAACTAGCAGGGCCAGCAGTAATTTTTATTTATTGCCTAGTTGGTTTCTTCCTTTTTCTTTTAATGAGAGCACTAGGAGAATTGATACTTTCTGATATTAAGAAAAATACCTATATCGATTTTATTACAGAATACCTAGGAAAAAGTATTGGTACAACAACTGGATATTTATATTGGTTTAGTTGGCTGACGTTAGCTATGGCAGAAATTACCGCTTTAGGTATTTACTTTCAATATTGGTGGCCAAATTTGCAAAGCTGGATTCCAGGATTGATTACTTTATTGGTTTTACTATCTATTAACCTAATTTCAGCTCGAGTATTCGGTAACTTAGAATTTAGCTTTGCAATTATTAAAATCGTAACAATTATTGCGTTTGTTATTCTAGTTTTTTATTTATTAATCACAAACTCTGCAACAAAATACGGACACGTAAGCTGGCAGAATATGGTTATTGATGGCGGAATTTTCGCTAAAGGTCCCAAAGGTTTTTTACTAGGTTTCCAAATGGTTATCTTCAGTTTTATCGGAGTTGAGTTAATTGGATTAACAGCTGCAGAAGCCAAAGAGCCTAAAAAAACAATTACTCGAGCAATTGATCAATTACCAATTAGAATCATTTTATTCTACGTCTTAGCAATTTTAAGTATCTTATTAGCTATCCCTTGGGATAAGGTGTCCACGTCTAGTTCACCTTTTGTTCAAGCATTAGGTGCTACTGGTATCAAAAATGCTGGCTCAATAATTAACTTTGTTGTAATAAGTGCAGCTATTTCATCAACCAATAGTTTTATCTATAGTGCAGGGCGGTTATTATTTTCAATAAATTACAAGGGTAAAACTAAATTAAGTAAGCATTTAGGAAAACTAGATCGGCGACAATTACCTAAAAATGCATTAATATTTTCAACAATTTTAATCGCTTTAGCACCACTTTTGAATTTCTTTTTAAAAGATACCTTTACTTTCATTTCTGCTACAGCGACCAGCATGTTTTTAGTAATTTGGTCAATCATGATCATTACCCATATGACTTATCGAAAGAAGACACCAGAAAATGAATTACCAACATTCAAAATGCCCTTATATCCTTTATCTGATGTGGCAGTATTAACTTTCTTTCTTGCTATGATTATCATTCTTTTAATTTTTCCAAATTATCGTATTCCAATGATTAGTGCAGGCATAATTTTTGTAGTACTCGTATGTATAACTCACTTTATACAGAAAAAAATGAATTAA